One Manihot esculenta cultivar AM560-2 chromosome 6, M.esculenta_v8, whole genome shotgun sequence DNA segment encodes these proteins:
- the LOC110617238 gene encoding uncharacterized protein LOC110617238 isoform X2 encodes MSRIIEQMSRIKVDYMDVKDISSDASPELLIDMLAGDKGIIRKVFGQSRRFQPNKPLTKAQAAVALTSGRMTETVNNEILRLEAENSSRQVAMKEIRSEVLDKGDIERFWDEKMKEERARGLEIQNLYIAALRDLEFEKSVEEKALADHLKGKAAMDCQRQLLLGLKEEVDEMSERLTSERSTYVDEQCNLQELLSELQTKQEVMRDKKSVAEAEIEALRILRSWVEDEARKCQARAEVLEEIGRRWKPDNQA; translated from the exons ATGTCCAGAATTATAGAACAG ATGTCAAGAATAAAGGTAGATTATATGGATGTGAAGGATATCAGTTCAGATGCATCACCTGAACTCCTTATCGACATGTTGGCTGGAGACAAGGGTATAATCAGAAAAGTTTTTG GACAGAGCAGGCGGTTTCAACCCAATAAACCTTTGACAAAAGCTCAAGCAGCAGTGGCATTGACAAGTGGCAGGATGACGGAAACAGTTAATAATGAAATATTAAGATTGGAAGCCGAGAATTCTTCAAGACAAGTTGCAATGAAGGAAATAAGGTCTGAGGTGCTTGACAAAGGAGATATAGAGAGGTTTTGGGATGAGAAGATGAAAGAAGAAAGAGCCCGTGGACTGGAGATTCAAAATCTTTATATTGCTGCATTACGTGATTTGGAATTTGAGAAAAGTGTTGAGGAGAAAGCTTTGGCTGATCATTTGAAGGGGAAGGCAGCCATGGACTGCCAGAGGCAACTGCTTCTTGGTTTGAAGGAAGAGGTTGATGAGATGTCAGAAAGGCTTACATCTGAGAGGTCTACCTATGTAGATGAACAGTGCAATCTACAGGAATTGCTAAGTGAATTGCAGACCAAGCAGGAGGTGATGCGCGATAAAAAATCAGTTGCAGAAGCAGAAATAGAAGCTCTTCGAATTCTTAG ATCTTGGGTAGAGGATGAAGCTAGGAAGTGCCAAGCCCGGGCTGAAGTTCTTGAGGAGATAGGACGAAGGTGGAAACCGGACAACCAAGCTTGA
- the LOC110617238 gene encoding uncharacterized protein LOC110617238 isoform X4 produces the protein MPEESGETITSVYVQKLERVKVPVPVDSAQLESLLVLKKLLESIISFSQRNTCVFNLQLIMIIPASVIIEDYARAEELCTRREYARWLVRLSSLLERNPKHRIVPSMLLSGSVVAAFDDVSVEDSDFDSIQALAEAGIASTNNYCSDSSKGDLSSCFYPDRFIS, from the exons ATGCCTGAAGAAAGTGGAGAAACAATAACTTCTG TGTATGTGCAGAAGCTTGAACGAGTTAAAGTACCAGTTCCTGTGGATTCTGCTCAGCTGGAATCTCTATTGGTTTTGAAGAAACTATTAGAGAGCATCATTTCTTTCTCACAACGCAACACTTGTGTGTTTAATTTGCAATTGATTATGATTATTCCAGCGTCTGTT ATCATTGAAGATTATGCAAGGGCTGAGGAATTGTGCACTAGAAGGGAATATGCAAGATGGTTAGTCCGTCTTAGTTCATTGTTGGAAAG gAATCCAAAGCATAGAATTGTTCCATCTATGTTACTTTCTGGTTCTGTAGTTGCTGCATTTGATGATGTAAGCGTTGAAGATTCTGATTTTGATTCTATCCAAG CCCTTGCAGAAGCTGGCATTGCTTCCACGAACAATTACTGCTCTGACAGCTCAAAAGGAGATTTAAGCTCCTGCTTTTACCCTGATAG GTTTATTTCTTGA
- the LOC110617238 gene encoding uncharacterized protein LOC110617238 isoform X5, with protein sequence MPEESGETITSVYVQKLERVKVPVPVDSAQLESLLVLKKLLESIISFSQRNTCIQIIEDYARAEELCTRREYARWLVRLSSLLERNPKHRIVPSMLLSGSVVAAFDDVSVEDSDFDSIQALAEAGIASTNNYCSDSSKGDLSSCFYPDRFIS encoded by the exons ATGCCTGAAGAAAGTGGAGAAACAATAACTTCTG TGTATGTGCAGAAGCTTGAACGAGTTAAAGTACCAGTTCCTGTGGATTCTGCTCAGCTGGAATCTCTATTGGTTTTGAAGAAACTATTAGAGAGCATCATTTCTTTCTCACAACGCAACACTT GTATACAGATCATTGAAGATTATGCAAGGGCTGAGGAATTGTGCACTAGAAGGGAATATGCAAGATGGTTAGTCCGTCTTAGTTCATTGTTGGAAAG gAATCCAAAGCATAGAATTGTTCCATCTATGTTACTTTCTGGTTCTGTAGTTGCTGCATTTGATGATGTAAGCGTTGAAGATTCTGATTTTGATTCTATCCAAG CCCTTGCAGAAGCTGGCATTGCTTCCACGAACAATTACTGCTCTGACAGCTCAAAAGGAGATTTAAGCTCCTGCTTTTACCCTGATAG GTTTATTTCTTGA
- the LOC110617238 gene encoding uncharacterized protein LOC110617238 isoform X3 encodes MTETVNNEILRLEAENSSRQVAMKEIRSEVLDKGDIERFWDEKMKEERARGLEIQNLYIAALRDLEFEKSVEEKALADHLKGKAAMDCQRQLLLGLKEEVDEMSERLTSERSTYVDEQCNLQELLSELQTKQEVMRDKKSVAEAEIEALRILRSWVEDEARKCQARAEVLEEIGRRWKPDNQA; translated from the exons ATGACGGAAACAGTTAATAATGAAATATTAAGATTGGAAGCCGAGAATTCTTCAAGACAAGTTGCAATGAAGGAAATAAGGTCTGAGGTGCTTGACAAAGGAGATATAGAGAGGTTTTGGGATGAGAAGATGAAAGAAGAAAGAGCCCGTGGACTGGAGATTCAAAATCTTTATATTGCTGCATTACGTGATTTGGAATTTGAGAAAAGTGTTGAGGAGAAAGCTTTGGCTGATCATTTGAAGGGGAAGGCAGCCATGGACTGCCAGAGGCAACTGCTTCTTGGTTTGAAGGAAGAGGTTGATGAGATGTCAGAAAGGCTTACATCTGAGAGGTCTACCTATGTAGATGAACAGTGCAATCTACAGGAATTGCTAAGTGAATTGCAGACCAAGCAGGAGGTGATGCGCGATAAAAAATCAGTTGCAGAAGCAGAAATAGAAGCTCTTCGAATTCTTAG ATCTTGGGTAGAGGATGAAGCTAGGAAGTGCCAAGCCCGGGCTGAAGTTCTTGAGGAGATAGGACGAAGGTGGAAACCGGACAACCAAGCTTGA
- the LOC110617238 gene encoding uncharacterized protein LOC110617238 isoform X1, whose translation MNQPVDCLVHMDGYSFYHSLKLIDLWYSLKRWSSAISEQFCFHASKSMKIVLSCSISTGQSRRFQPNKPLTKAQAAVALTSGRMTETVNNEILRLEAENSSRQVAMKEIRSEVLDKGDIERFWDEKMKEERARGLEIQNLYIAALRDLEFEKSVEEKALADHLKGKAAMDCQRQLLLGLKEEVDEMSERLTSERSTYVDEQCNLQELLSELQTKQEVMRDKKSVAEAEIEALRILRSWVEDEARKCQARAEVLEEIGRRWKPDNQA comes from the exons ATGAATCAACCTGTGGATTGTTTAGTGCACATGGATGGATATTCATTTTATCATTCTTTAAAACTTATAGACTTGTGGTATTCTCTTAAAAGATGGAGTAGTGCAATTTCAGAGCAATTTTGTTTTCATGCCAGTAAGTCCATGAAGATTGTGCTTTCATGTTCAATTTCTACAGGACAGAGCAGGCGGTTTCAACCCAATAAACCTTTGACAAAAGCTCAAGCAGCAGTGGCATTGACAAGTGGCAGGATGACGGAAACAGTTAATAATGAAATATTAAGATTGGAAGCCGAGAATTCTTCAAGACAAGTTGCAATGAAGGAAATAAGGTCTGAGGTGCTTGACAAAGGAGATATAGAGAGGTTTTGGGATGAGAAGATGAAAGAAGAAAGAGCCCGTGGACTGGAGATTCAAAATCTTTATATTGCTGCATTACGTGATTTGGAATTTGAGAAAAGTGTTGAGGAGAAAGCTTTGGCTGATCATTTGAAGGGGAAGGCAGCCATGGACTGCCAGAGGCAACTGCTTCTTGGTTTGAAGGAAGAGGTTGATGAGATGTCAGAAAGGCTTACATCTGAGAGGTCTACCTATGTAGATGAACAGTGCAATCTACAGGAATTGCTAAGTGAATTGCAGACCAAGCAGGAGGTGATGCGCGATAAAAAATCAGTTGCAGAAGCAGAAATAGAAGCTCTTCGAATTCTTAG ATCTTGGGTAGAGGATGAAGCTAGGAAGTGCCAAGCCCGGGCTGAAGTTCTTGAGGAGATAGGACGAAGGTGGAAACCGGACAACCAAGCTTGA
- the LOC122723872 gene encoding uncharacterized mitochondrial protein AtMg00810-like, with the protein MAGAKEVNTPMSTGDKLILNDGSSSTDSTVYRQIVGSLQYLAITRTIHYGLFLNRNSTHTLSAFSDSDWGGVLDNGRSTTAYVLYLGSNIISWKSSRQKTVSRSSTEAEYKALANAAAKVFWVQSLLQDLGVPISQPPVLH; encoded by the exons ATGGCTGGAGCTAAAGAGGTGAATACTCCTATGTCTACAGGAGACAAGCTCATCTTAAATGATGGTTCTAGTTCGACTGATTCCACCGTATATCGCCAAATTGTTGGATCTCTTCAATATTTGGCAATTACGC GAACCATACATTATGGCTTATTTCTCAATCGAAATTCCACTCATACTCTGTCTGCCTTCTCTGATTCTGATTGGGGTGGTGTCCTTGATAATGGGCGGTCTACAACAGCTTATGTTCTATATCTTGGTTCTAATATTATATCCTGGAAATCTAGTCGCCAAAAGACTGTCTCCCGATCTTCTACAGAGGCTGAGTACAAAGCCTTAGCCAATGCTGCAGCAAAGGTATTTTGGGTTCAAAGTTTATTACAAGATTTGGGAGTACCAATATCACAACCACCAGTCCTTCATTGA
- the LOC110618033 gene encoding probable transmembrane ascorbate ferrireductase 4, with protein sequence MASLSASSSSSSLLTLLSLARVSGFIVAALVISWALLFNSSFLPHSSSHEGLIYAVLHPLLMVIGFILISGEAILVHRWLPGSRSLKKSVHLCLQGVALASGIFGIWTKFQGRDGIVANFFSLHSWMGLICICLFGAQWLMGFLSFWQRGEMRAVRVKVLPWHIFVGLYTYGLAVATAETGLLEKLTFLQTNRNVSKRCPESMIVNCLGLSLALLSGMVIFAAVSPKSQSLRTKLLFTESSTKPE encoded by the exons ATGGCCTCActctctgcttcttcttcttcctcttctctgcTAACACTTCTCTCCCTGGCCAGAGTCTCAGGCTTCATTGTTGCAGCTCTTGTCATCTCTTGGGCTCTTCTTTTCAACTCCAGTTTTCTCCCTCATTCTTCTTCTCATGAAGGCCTTATTTATGCC gTTCTCCATCCGTTGCTAATGGTGATTGGCTTTATTCTCATTAGTGGAGAAG CGATTTTGGTGCACAGATGGTTGCCTGGATCTAGGAGTTTGAAGAAATCAGTACATTTGTGTCTTCAAGGAGTGGCTTTGGCTTCTGGGATTTTTGGTATCTGGACAAAGTTTCAAGGCAGAGATGGGATTGTGGCTAATTTCTTCAGTTTGCATTCTTGGATGGGTTTAATATGCATTTGCTTGTTTGGAGCTCAG TGGTTGATGGGTTTCTTGAGCTTTTGGCAGCGAGGGGAGATGAGAGCAGTGAGAGTAAAAGTGTTGCCTTGGCACATATTTGTTGGTCTCTACACATATGGATTGGCAGTGGCAACAGCAGAGACTGGGCTATTAGAAAAGCTCACTTTCTTGCAAACAAATAGGAATGTATCAAAAAGATGTCCAGAATCCATGATTGTTAATTGCTTAGGACTTAGCTTGGCTTTGCTCAGTGGGATGGTTATATTTGCTGCAGTTTCTCCCAAGAGCCAAAGCCTTCGTACTAAATTATTGTTCACCGAGTCATCAACTAAGCCAGAATGA
- the LOC110618237 gene encoding clavaminate synthase-like protein At3g21360, translating into MGFHCKDFKEGKCQGQKVVDGETMPLVLQPPEPDKGDIDSLMSALKRNKDWFEQMIIKNSAVLLRGFDVKKAEDFNDIVEAVGWDDIRYVGPAPRTHIYKRVWTANEGPLSQFIYYHHEMVLINEYPKKVVLFCEIPPPEGGQTPFVPSFKVTERMLEEFPEAVEEIDRKGLKYRFTALSKNDKSSMRGRGWEDAFGTSDKAEAERRAKALGMDVEWLPNGGATTIIGPRWLTKVFDGRKGRRMWFNTLVGMHGKEQSSALMADGTEIPENFVKRCEEIIEEESIQFEWEKGDVLFLDNLALLHGRRPSLPPRKVLVATCK; encoded by the exons ATGGGATTCCATTGCAAGGACTTCAAAGAAGGAAAATGCCAGGGGCAGAAAGTGGTGGATGGTGAGACCATGCCACTGGTGTTACAACCTCCAGAGCCTGACAAAGGAGACATAGATTCGCTTATGTCGGCTCTTAAGAGGAACAAGGACTGGTTTGAGCAAATGATCATCAAGAACAGTGCTGTTCTTCTTCGAGGTttcgatgtgaagaaagctgAAGATTTCAATGATATAGTTGAAGCAGTTGGGTGGGATGATATTCGATACGTAGGGCCTGCTCCTCGCACTCACATATACAAGCGAGTATGGACTGCCAACGAAGGACCACTCTCTCAGTTCATATACTACCACCACGAAATGGTTTTG ATAAATGAATATCCCAAGAAAGTAGTTCTGTTCTGTGAGATACCGCCGCCAGAAGGAGGGCAGACGCCATTTGTTCCAAGCTTCAAGGTCACTGAAAGGATGCTGGAGGAGTTCCCAGAAGCAGTGGAGGAAATCGATAGAAAGGGATTAAAGTACAGGTTCACAGCTCTAAGCAAAAACGACAAGTCCTCCATGAGAGGCAGAGGTTGGGAGGATGCTTTTGGGACGTCAGACAAAGCAGAGGCAGAAAGGAG GGCTAAAGCTCTAGGAATGGATGTGGAGTGGCTGCCGAATGGTGGGGCGACGACAATAATTGGTCCTCGCTGGCTAACAAAGGTGTTTGATGGAAGAAAAGGGAGGAGAATGTGGTTTAACACTCTAGTTGGGATGCATGGAAAGGAACAGAGCTCTGCATTGATGGCAGATGGAACCGAAATACcagaaaattttgtgaagagATGTGAAGAAATCATTGAAGAAGAGAGCATCCAATTTGAGTGGGAGAAGGGTGATGTTCTTTTCCTTGATAACTTGGCTTTGCTCCATGGACGGAGGCCTTCTTTGCCTCCGAGGAAAGTCCTCGTTGCTACATGCAAGTAG
- the LOC110618034 gene encoding transmembrane ascorbate ferrireductase 2: MAAPVVGFPVIVALVRVIGVAVSALVLTWAFHFRGGLSLFSRDKDLIFNVHPVLLVIGLILLNGEAMLAYRTLSGTKSFRKAVHLTIQSLAFGLSAIGVWAAYKFHNEKGIDNFYSLHSWLGLACLFLFAIQWVAGFSTFWYPGGSVSSRAALLPWHVFFGIYIYALAVGTACTGILEKATFLQTNHVISRYSTEALLLNLSGVLIVGLGGCVILAVTSMNGKGDSYRPLEYAMHHPSV; this comes from the exons ATGGCTGCTCCCGTAGTTGGGTTTCCGGTGATCGTAGCGTTGGTTAGGGTAATTGGAGTGGCGGTCTCAGCTTTGGTTCTAACCTGGGCTTTCCACTTCAGAGGTGGTCTATCTCTCTTCTCTCGCGACAAAGATCTCATCTTCAAT GTTCATCCCGTACTGCTGGTAATCGGTCTCATCCTCTTGAATGGTGAAG CTATGCTAGCATACAGGACACTCTCTGGGACTAAAAGCTTCAGGAAGGCTGTACATCTAACAATACAATCTCTAGCATTTGGTTTGAGTGCTATAGGGGTATGGGCTGCTTATAAGTTCCACAATGAGAAGGGCATTGACAATTTCTACAGTTTGCATTCTTGGCTGGGTCTTGCTTGTTTATTCCTTTTTGCCATCCAG TGGGTTGCTGGCTTTTCAACATTTTGGTATCCTGGTGGTTCTGTAAGCAGCAGAGCTGCTCTGCTTCCCTGGCATGTATTCTTTGGGATTTATATATATGCACTTGCAGTTGGCACTGCATGTACAGGAATTCTGGAGAAAGCCACATTCTTACAAACCAACCATGTAATATCTCGGTATTCGACTGAGGCATTGTTGTTGAACTTGTCGGGTGTGTTAATTGTTGGTCTTGGAGGTTGTGTAATTCTTGCAGTTACATCCATGAACGGCAAAGGGGATTCCTATAGACCACTagagtatgcaatgcatcatccaTCTGTGTAA